One region of Candidatus Paceibacterota bacterium genomic DNA includes:
- a CDS encoding uroporphyrinogen decarboxylase family protein — protein sequence MTSRERILAALNHQDPDRVPIDLSGHRSSGIAAMAYARLREHLGLPKKPIRVYDPVQQLAIVDEDVLQLFKVDTIELGRAFALEDKYWAEWVLPDGTPCLMPAWAKPDRLDSEWVLRSSSTGKVIARMPEGVWYFEQANFPFLEREDLDRLEAEFAECMWSGIASPPGPMVSGADGGAVLAEGARKLRQQTDRAIIGLFGGNLLEFGQWFYRNDNFFMLLAGEPERAHRFLDKLTAIHLRNLDRFLTAVGAQIDIILFGDDLGMQSGPQVSPAMYREYFQPCERAMWQMVKERAPHLKIQLHCCGGVRELLPGLIDAGLDAINPVQITCRGMEAAGLKRDFGSRLTFWGGGCDTRDMLIKGTPAQISEHVRRQVEIWRPGGGFVFQQVHNILADVPPANVVAMYDTVMRA from the coding sequence ATGACGTCACGTGAACGAATACTTGCCGCGCTGAACCATCAGGATCCGGACCGTGTGCCGATTGACCTGTCCGGGCACCGTTCATCGGGCATCGCGGCAATGGCCTATGCCCGCTTGCGCGAACACCTTGGCCTGCCGAAGAAGCCCATTCGCGTCTATGACCCCGTGCAGCAGCTTGCCATCGTGGATGAAGACGTCTTGCAGCTTTTCAAGGTGGACACGATCGAGCTGGGCCGCGCCTTCGCCCTCGAAGACAAGTACTGGGCGGAATGGGTGTTGCCCGACGGAACCCCCTGCCTTATGCCGGCTTGGGCCAAGCCCGACCGCCTGGACAGCGAGTGGGTGCTGCGCTCTTCCTCCACTGGCAAGGTGATTGCGCGGATGCCCGAAGGAGTCTGGTATTTCGAGCAGGCGAATTTCCCGTTCCTGGAGCGCGAGGACCTGGACCGGCTGGAGGCCGAGTTCGCCGAGTGCATGTGGTCGGGGATCGCGTCGCCGCCCGGGCCGATGGTGAGCGGCGCCGACGGCGGGGCGGTGCTGGCGGAAGGCGCGCGCAAGCTCCGGCAGCAAACCGACCGCGCGATCATCGGCCTGTTCGGCGGCAACCTGCTGGAGTTCGGCCAGTGGTTCTACCGCAATGACAACTTCTTCATGCTGCTGGCCGGCGAACCAGAGCGCGCTCACCGGTTCCTGGACAAGCTGACCGCGATCCACCTGCGCAATCTTGACCGGTTCCTCACCGCCGTGGGCGCGCAGATTGACATCATCCTCTTCGGCGACGACCTGGGCATGCAGTCCGGCCCGCAGGTCTCGCCCGCGATGTACCGGGAGTATTTCCAGCCCTGCGAACGCGCCATGTGGCAGATGGTCAAAGAACGCGCACCCCACCTGAAAATCCAGCTCCACTGCTGCGGTGGCGTGCGCGAGTTGCTGCCCGGCCTCATTGACGCCGGCCTGGACGCGATCAACCCGGTGCAAATCACTTGCCGGGGTATGGAGGCTGCCGGCCTCAAACGCGATTTCGGTTCACGCCTCACTTTCTGGGGCGGTGGCTGCGACACGCGCGATATGCTGATCAAGGGGACGCCCGCGCAAATCAGCGAGCACGTGCGTCGGCAGGTGGAAATCTGGCGGCCCGGCGGCGGCTTTGTCTTTCAGCAGGTCCACAACATCCTGGCCGACGTGCCCCCGGCGAACGTCGTCGCCATGTACGACACCGTGATGCGCGCTTAG
- the hisF gene encoding imidazole glycerol phosphate synthase subunit HisF, whose product MIAKRVIPCLDVHAGQVTRGVRFGIAEAGGLRNVGDPVELAMRYNEQGADEMVFFDITATAHGRATMVDVIERAADQCFMPLTVGGGLRSVEDMYTMLRAGADKISINSSAIANPDLIRAGAEKFGSQCIVVSIDARKVAPDRWEVFSHGSRKATGWDAVEWAKRAVSLGAGEIVLNSIDADGTREGFDLVITRRISEAVGVPVVASGGAGKLEHMAEVLLEGKADAVLAASIFHFGEFTVGEVKKFLAGKGIPVRPV is encoded by the coding sequence GTGATCGCTAAACGAGTCATACCATGCCTGGACGTGCACGCGGGCCAGGTCACCCGCGGCGTCCGGTTCGGCATCGCCGAAGCGGGCGGCTTGCGCAACGTGGGCGATCCGGTCGAGCTGGCCATGCGCTACAATGAGCAAGGGGCCGACGAGATGGTGTTCTTCGACATTACCGCCACCGCCCATGGCCGCGCCACCATGGTGGATGTGATCGAGCGCGCCGCCGACCAATGTTTTATGCCGCTGACCGTCGGCGGGGGGCTCCGTTCCGTAGAGGATATGTACACCATGCTCCGCGCGGGCGCGGACAAGATCAGCATCAACTCCTCGGCCATCGCCAATCCCGACCTGATTCGGGCCGGGGCTGAGAAGTTCGGCAGCCAGTGCATTGTCGTCTCGATTGACGCCCGCAAAGTCGCGCCGGACCGCTGGGAGGTGTTCTCGCATGGCAGCCGCAAGGCGACCGGCTGGGACGCCGTCGAATGGGCCAAACGCGCGGTGTCCCTCGGCGCGGGCGAGATAGTGCTCAACAGCATTGATGCGGACGGCACCAGGGAAGGCTTTGACCTCGTCATCACACGCCGCATCAGCGAAGCGGTCGGTGTGCCAGTGGTAGCCAGCGGCGGCGCGGGCAAACTGGAGCACATGGCCGAGGTGCTGCTCGAGGGCAAGGCCGACGCCGTCCTCGCCGCGAGCATCTTCCACTTCGGCGAGTTCACCGTGGGCGAGGTGAAGAAGTTCCTGGCGGGCAAGGGCATTCCGGTACGGCCCGTTTGA
- the hisI gene encoding phosphoribosyl-AMP cyclohydrolase has protein sequence MSFLDQLKYDANGLIPAIIQEQKTGRVLMMAWMNRVSLEKTIATGKTHFWSRSRQKFWMKGESSGHTQTVRAIAFDCDGDTLLIQVDQIGAACHEGYQSCFFRTVDEDGASHRITEPQLQTPGEIYGAKK, from the coding sequence ATGAGCTTTTTAGATCAACTGAAGTATGACGCCAACGGCCTGATCCCGGCCATCATCCAGGAGCAGAAGACCGGGCGCGTCCTCATGATGGCCTGGATGAACCGCGTGTCATTGGAGAAAACCATCGCGACCGGCAAGACGCATTTCTGGAGCCGATCACGCCAGAAGTTCTGGATGAAGGGCGAGTCCAGCGGCCACACCCAGACAGTCAGGGCCATCGCCTTTGATTGCGACGGCGACACTCTGCTGATTCAGGTGGACCAAATTGGCGCCGCCTGCCATGAAGGCTACCAGTCCTGCTTCTTCCGAACCGTGGACGAAGATGGCGCCAGCCACCGGATCACCGAACCGCAGCTCCAAACGCCCGGGGAGATTTACGGAGCAAAGAAGTAA
- the trpE gene encoding anthranilate synthase component I: MYSPTPDEFLKLAGQGNLVPVTRRLLADVETPLSAYRKIRGPGESFLFESVEGGEHIGRYSFVGCNPRAIVRQMGRKVEVIENGKVAQEFEVQGPGGGKSAAAPGLRDGLEAVERVMKQYRAVPVPGLPRFTGGAIGFIGYEFIHDVEPVVRRPPHDDLQTPVIYFLIADQLLIFDRVTQTITVLVNAVLDDSTSPAEAYEDATGEIDRLVSLLEQPSEHRPVTVPAEVPALPFESNLLREKFVANVLKAKQYITSGDIIQIVGSQRFSTPVKACPLDVYRAARSINPSPYMFLLELQGFSLVGASPEIHVRCEDRNVEIRPIAGTRRRGMTPEEDLALEQELLADPKERAEHVMLVDLGRNDLGRVCDYGTVQVKDLMIIERYSHVMHIVSQVKGRLAADKSPYDLMRATFPAGTLSGAPKIRAMQIIAELEQTARGPYGGCVGYFSFNGNLDCCITIRTALLKDGRAYVQAGGGWVNDSTPEGEYQETVNKSQAMLKAVAMAETFGG; encoded by the coding sequence ATGTATTCACCCACACCCGATGAGTTTTTGAAGCTGGCTGGCCAAGGGAACCTGGTTCCCGTCACCCGCCGTTTGCTGGCCGATGTCGAGACCCCGCTCTCGGCCTACCGCAAGATCCGTGGGCCGGGTGAGTCGTTCCTGTTCGAGTCGGTCGAGGGCGGCGAGCACATCGGGCGCTACTCGTTCGTGGGCTGTAATCCGCGAGCGATTGTGCGGCAGATGGGCCGCAAGGTTGAGGTGATCGAAAACGGCAAGGTGGCCCAGGAGTTCGAGGTGCAAGGACCGGGTGGCGGGAAGAGCGCCGCCGCGCCGGGCCTGCGCGACGGCTTGGAGGCGGTCGAGCGTGTGATGAAGCAGTACCGCGCGGTGCCCGTGCCCGGCCTGCCACGGTTTACCGGCGGGGCGATCGGTTTCATTGGCTATGAATTCATCCACGATGTGGAACCCGTTGTCCGCCGCCCGCCCCACGACGATTTGCAGACCCCGGTGATCTATTTCCTGATCGCCGATCAGTTGCTCATCTTCGACCGCGTGACCCAGACCATTACCGTGCTGGTCAACGCGGTGCTGGACGACTCCACCAGCCCGGCCGAGGCCTATGAGGACGCCACCGGCGAGATTGACCGCCTCGTTTCACTGCTGGAGCAGCCGAGTGAGCACCGGCCGGTGACCGTTCCCGCGGAAGTGCCCGCGCTGCCTTTCGAGTCGAACCTGCTGCGGGAGAAGTTCGTCGCCAACGTGCTGAAGGCCAAGCAATACATCACCTCCGGCGACATCATCCAGATCGTTGGCTCCCAGCGCTTTTCCACCCCCGTCAAAGCTTGCCCGCTGGATGTTTACCGCGCCGCCCGCTCCATCAATCCATCGCCTTACATGTTCCTGCTGGAGTTGCAGGGCTTCTCGCTCGTGGGCGCCTCGCCGGAAATCCATGTCCGCTGCGAGGACCGCAATGTCGAGATTCGCCCGATCGCCGGCACGCGCCGCCGCGGCATGACGCCTGAAGAGGACCTCGCCCTCGAGCAGGAACTTCTCGCCGACCCCAAGGAGCGCGCCGAGCACGTGATGCTGGTGGATCTGGGGCGCAACGACCTGGGCCGGGTGTGCGACTACGGCACCGTGCAGGTCAAAGACCTGATGATTATCGAGCGCTACAGCCATGTGATGCACATCGTGTCCCAGGTCAAGGGCCGCCTCGCGGCGGACAAGTCGCCTTATGATTTGATGCGTGCGACCTTCCCGGCCGGCACGCTGAGCGGCGCGCCAAAGATCCGGGCCATGCAGATCATTGCCGAGCTGGAACAGACAGCGCGCGGCCCTTACGGCGGCTGCGTCGGCTATTTCTCCTTCAACGGCAACCTGGACTGCTGCATCACCATCCGCACGGCGCTCCTCAAGGACGGCCGCGCTTACGTCCAGGCGGGAGGCGGCTGGGTAAACGACTCGACGCCCGAAGGCGAATATCAGGAGACGGTGAACAAGTCCCAGGCGATGCTCAAGGCGGTTGCCATGGCCGAGACTTTCGGC